From the Streptomyces sp. Tu 2975 genome, one window contains:
- a CDS encoding C40 family peptidase, giving the protein MPALASHRKPRSRTAKPSTAVGFTTAALAGVTLLSTQSATAAPSDPKPSIEEVQKKVDDLYRQAGSATQEFNKAKEATAEKRQEVDQLLDEAARRTEKLNESRRALGNYAAAQYRTGSVTPTAALMFADSPQAYFDQTQLMDRMTDQQRKAVGEYETERAAAAKQRAEATKRLESLTDSQEALRTSKQTVQTKLAEARALLSELTAEEKARLAAIEREKEEEARRKAEAKAKAEAAARAEAERQQQERETTPDTGTTDPGTGTGTGTDDGTYAAKADKVLAFARAQIGKPYVWGATGPSSYDCSGLTAAAWKAAGVDLPRTTWDQVKVGTRVETADLLPGDLVFFYDDISHVGIYIGDGKMIHAPKPGTNVREESIFYMPIYGSVRPA; this is encoded by the coding sequence ATGCCGGCCTTGGCGTCGCATCGCAAGCCCCGCAGCCGTACCGCAAAACCGTCCACCGCCGTCGGATTCACCACGGCCGCCCTCGCCGGTGTGACGCTGCTCTCCACACAGAGCGCCACCGCCGCGCCGTCCGACCCGAAGCCCAGCATCGAAGAGGTCCAGAAGAAGGTCGACGACCTCTACCGGCAGGCGGGCAGCGCGACGCAGGAGTTCAACAAGGCGAAGGAAGCCACGGCGGAGAAGCGCCAGGAGGTCGACCAGCTGCTCGACGAGGCGGCCCGGCGCACGGAGAAGCTGAACGAGTCCCGCCGCGCCCTCGGCAACTACGCGGCCGCGCAGTACCGCACCGGTTCCGTCACGCCCACCGCCGCGCTGATGTTCGCGGACAGCCCCCAGGCGTACTTCGACCAGACCCAGCTGATGGACCGGATGACGGACCAGCAGCGCAAGGCCGTCGGCGAGTACGAGACCGAGCGGGCCGCGGCCGCGAAGCAGCGCGCGGAGGCGACCAAGCGCCTCGAGTCCCTCACGGACTCCCAGGAGGCCCTGCGCACCAGCAAGCAGACGGTGCAGACCAAGCTCGCCGAGGCACGCGCCCTGCTCTCGGAGCTGACGGCGGAGGAGAAGGCACGCCTCGCCGCGATCGAGCGGGAGAAGGAAGAGGAGGCGCGCCGCAAGGCCGAGGCCAAGGCCAAGGCGGAGGCAGCGGCCCGGGCGGAGGCCGAGCGGCAGCAGCAGGAGCGCGAGACCACCCCGGACACGGGAACCACCGACCCGGGCACCGGCACCGGCACCGGCACCGACGACGGCACGTACGCGGCCAAGGCGGACAAGGTTCTCGCGTTCGCCCGTGCCCAGATCGGCAAGCCGTACGTCTGGGGCGCGACGGGCCCGAGCTCCTACGACTGCTCCGGCCTCACCGCGGCCGCATGGAAGGCGGCGGGGGTGGACCTGCCGCGCACCACCTGGGACCAGGTGAAGGTCGGCACCCGTGTCGAGACGGCCGACCTGCTCCCCGGAGACCTGGTCTTCTTCTACGACGACATCAGCCACGTCGGCATCTACATCGGCGACGGCAAGATGATCCACGCGCCCAAGCCGGGCACGAACGTCCGCGAGGAGTCCATCTTCTACATGCCGATCTACGGCAGCGTCCGCCCCGCCTGA
- a CDS encoding C40 family peptidase translates to MAAHRKPRGRRPDGPAARTALTLALAGAAATTAFDGTGHAEPGLTPAQIQARVDTLYQEAEVATEKHNGAEERAESARRSLNSLRDEAARRTDSLNTSRNALGSLATAQYRDGGMDPGLRLALTSDPEEYLRGAALAERAGALQAAAVSDVRRQLRELAQLKAQAGDRIAELEARRRELAGHKTAVRSKLAAAERLLARLTAEQRARYNGGTGPEGPARADRADTPRGTLKAPNSRAAQAVAYAYGAIGKPYVWGATGPGSYDCSGLTQAAWRSAGVSLPRTTYTQINAGARVPRSRLAPGDLVFFYSGVSHVGLYIGGGQMIHAPRPGAPVRVAPIDQMPFAGATRPA, encoded by the coding sequence GTGGCAGCACACCGAAAGCCCCGTGGACGCCGGCCCGACGGACCGGCCGCCCGTACCGCACTCACGCTCGCCCTGGCAGGCGCGGCGGCCACGACGGCGTTCGACGGCACGGGACACGCGGAACCGGGCCTCACCCCGGCGCAGATCCAGGCAAGGGTCGACACGCTGTACCAGGAGGCGGAGGTCGCCACCGAGAAGCACAACGGAGCCGAGGAACGGGCGGAGAGCGCCCGCAGATCGCTGAACTCGCTGCGCGACGAGGCGGCGCGCCGGACCGACAGCCTCAACACCTCCCGCAACGCCCTCGGTTCCCTCGCCACCGCCCAGTACCGTGACGGCGGCATGGACCCCGGCCTGCGGCTCGCCCTGACCTCCGACCCGGAGGAGTACCTCCGGGGGGCCGCCCTCGCGGAACGGGCCGGAGCGCTGCAGGCCGCCGCGGTCTCCGACGTGCGGCGGCAGTTGAGGGAGCTCGCACAGCTCAAGGCCCAGGCCGGTGACCGGATCGCCGAACTCGAGGCGCGCCGCAGGGAACTGGCCGGTCACAAGACCGCCGTGCGGAGCAAACTCGCCGCCGCGGAACGCCTGCTGGCCCGGCTGACCGCCGAACAGCGGGCCCGGTACAACGGCGGCACCGGGCCGGAAGGACCTGCGCGGGCGGACCGCGCCGACACTCCGCGCGGCACCCTGAAGGCCCCGAACAGCCGCGCGGCGCAAGCCGTCGCCTACGCGTACGGAGCGATCGGCAAGCCCTACGTGTGGGGAGCGACGGGCCCCGGGTCCTACGACTGCTCCGGGCTGACCCAGGCCGCCTGGCGTTCCGCCGGGGTCTCGCTGCCACGCACCACGTACACCCAGATCAACGCCGGCGCGCGAGTGCCCCGTTCCCGGCTGGCGCCGGGCGACCTGGTCTTCTTCTACTCCGGCGTCTCGCACGTCGGCCTCTACATCGGCGGTGGGCAGATGATCCACGCCCCGCGCCCCGGTGCCCCCGTGCGGGTCGCGCCGATCGACCAGATGCCGTTCGCGGGAGCGACCCGCCCCGCGTGA
- a CDS encoding response regulator transcription factor, with product MTETAGETTERRVRVVLVDDHRMFRTGVQAEIGQTERTGVEVVGEAADVDQAVTVITATRPEVVLLDVHLPGGGGVEVLRRCASLMAAAENPVRFLALSVSDAAEDVIGVIRGGARGYVTKTITGTDLVDSVFRVQDGDAVFSPRLAGFVLDAFASTDAPPVDEDLDRLTQREREVLRLIARGYAYKEIAKQLFISVKTVESHVSAVLRKLQLSNRHELTRWATARRLV from the coding sequence ATGACCGAGACGGCCGGAGAGACCACAGAGCGTCGGGTGCGGGTCGTACTCGTCGACGACCACCGGATGTTCCGCACGGGGGTGCAGGCCGAGATCGGACAGACCGAGCGCACGGGCGTCGAGGTCGTCGGGGAGGCCGCCGACGTCGACCAGGCGGTCACCGTGATCACGGCGACCCGCCCCGAGGTCGTCCTCCTCGACGTGCACCTGCCCGGCGGCGGCGGGGTCGAGGTGCTGCGCCGCTGCGCCTCGCTGATGGCGGCGGCGGAGAACCCGGTGCGGTTCCTGGCGCTGTCGGTGTCCGACGCGGCGGAGGACGTGATCGGCGTCATCCGCGGCGGCGCCCGCGGCTACGTCACCAAGACGATCACCGGCACCGACCTGGTCGACTCCGTCTTCCGGGTGCAGGACGGCGACGCGGTGTTCTCGCCGCGGCTGGCCGGCTTCGTGCTGGACGCCTTCGCCTCGACGGACGCGCCGCCGGTCGACGAGGACCTGGACCGGCTGACGCAGCGGGAGCGGGAGGTGCTGCGGCTCATCGCGCGCGGATACGCGTACAAGGAGATCGCCAAGCAGCTCTTCATCTCGGTGAAGACGGTCGAGTCGCACGTGTCCGCGGTGCTGCGCAAGCTCCAGCTCTCCAACCGGCACGAACTCACCCGGTGGGCGACGGCACGCCGCCTGGTGTGA
- a CDS encoding ATP-binding protein: MPVATPGTTGPSRAPLPEEPALRKLYRSADGRMLGGVARGLAGHLGLPVIWVRLVFLGLFLADGLGAVLYAVFWIVVPLGVGGRAAEPRSVFETTPDGRRRLRKPDKGQLFAMVALLFGAAVFVGNVDMRGSNRYVWPTLLIGAGVVLVWRQADNARRARWTDVGRRRRLLQLARALAGVALVGMGLTVFMVVRGSAAQLGNVLTAAVAVIAGVALLAGPWLVRMTQDLSEERTMRIRAQERAEVAAHVHDSVLHTLTLIQRNADDAGEVRRLARAQERELRNWLYKPEGTGKDEDEEPDTLAEAVKKAAAEVEDKHGVPLEVVVVGDCPLDDKLGAQMQAAREAMVNAAKYGGAGGAVQVYAEVEGRTVFVSVRDRGPGFDLDAVPEDRMGVRESIIGRMQRNGGTARLRSVPGGGTEVELEMERADG; this comes from the coding sequence ATGCCAGTCGCCACGCCCGGAACCACCGGCCCTTCGCGCGCCCCGCTGCCGGAGGAGCCGGCTCTGCGCAAGCTGTACCGCAGTGCCGACGGGCGGATGCTCGGCGGTGTGGCCCGCGGTCTGGCCGGGCATCTGGGACTGCCGGTCATCTGGGTGCGACTGGTCTTCCTCGGACTGTTCCTCGCCGACGGCCTGGGCGCTGTGCTCTATGCGGTGTTCTGGATCGTCGTCCCCCTCGGGGTCGGCGGAAGGGCGGCGGAACCGCGCTCGGTGTTCGAGACCACGCCGGACGGGCGCCGCCGGCTGCGCAAGCCGGACAAGGGCCAGCTGTTCGCGATGGTCGCCCTGCTCTTCGGTGCCGCGGTCTTCGTCGGCAACGTCGACATGCGCGGCAGCAACCGCTACGTCTGGCCGACGCTGCTCATCGGCGCGGGTGTGGTCCTGGTCTGGCGGCAGGCGGACAACGCCCGCCGTGCCCGCTGGACCGACGTGGGCCGTCGGCGGCGACTGCTCCAGCTGGCCAGGGCGCTGGCCGGCGTCGCCCTCGTCGGCATGGGACTGACCGTCTTCATGGTGGTCCGCGGCTCCGCCGCCCAGTTGGGCAATGTGCTGACCGCCGCGGTCGCCGTCATCGCCGGTGTCGCCCTGCTCGCGGGTCCGTGGCTGGTGCGGATGACGCAGGACCTCTCCGAGGAGCGGACCATGCGCATCCGGGCCCAGGAGCGGGCGGAGGTGGCCGCCCACGTCCACGACTCCGTCCTGCACACCCTGACCCTGATCCAGCGGAACGCCGATGACGCCGGCGAGGTGCGCCGGCTCGCCCGCGCGCAGGAGCGCGAGCTGCGAAACTGGCTCTACAAGCCGGAGGGCACCGGCAAGGACGAGGACGAGGAGCCCGACACCCTCGCGGAGGCGGTCAAGAAGGCGGCCGCCGAGGTCGAGGACAAGCATGGGGTCCCGCTCGAGGTCGTCGTCGTCGGGGACTGCCCGCTCGACGACAAACTGGGCGCACAGATGCAGGCCGCCCGCGAAGCGATGGTCAACGCCGCCAAGTACGGTGGCGCGGGAGGCGCGGTGCAGGTGTACGCGGAGGTCGAGGGCCGTACGGTCTTCGTGTCCGTACGCGACCGGGGGCCGGGATTCGACCTGGACGCCGTACCGGAGGACCGGATGGGGGTCAGGGAGTCGATCATCGGGCGTATGCAGCGCAACGGCGGGACGGCACGACTGCGCTCCGTGCCCGGAGGGGGCACGGAAGTGGAGCTCGAGATGGAGAGGGCGGACGGATGA
- a CDS encoding PspC domain-containing protein: MTEQPTVPPPEAPQLRRSPHHKVVAGVCGGLGRYCDVDPVIFRIAVGVLSVTGGIGLIFYGFAWLLVPSEDEEENEFRRLLSGRVDGASLTAVLLALIGCGIFLSMLGNDSALSFAALLSLAVTGAAVWSQRRRLATIEGVPMDTATAHTVAEAPPETKAPPVPESPSWWRDPIVKDGTTGPVPTGYLWGPDSAVGEASAPHGEGGRWRVPPQNRGPRGIGGAVFLLALVAGGLGTGLSWEGQPLGTALQIGLVAALSVFGLGLLVSALLGRTGFGTILLTLVTAGLLAGASALPKDIGTSWGEQHWRPASVTAVEPLYELGTGVGTLDLSTLSVPAGELVSTRAEIGAGQLKVVLPKDATVKLDAEVGVGDVRFPGDTPNDIDVGPSQDRRRTLPPPAGAEPAGTLELNLEVGIGQVEVTRAAS; this comes from the coding sequence ATGACAGAGCAGCCGACCGTCCCGCCCCCTGAGGCACCCCAGCTGCGCCGCTCCCCGCACCACAAGGTGGTGGCAGGTGTGTGCGGCGGACTGGGCCGCTACTGCGACGTGGACCCGGTGATCTTCCGGATCGCGGTCGGCGTGCTCTCGGTGACCGGCGGGATCGGGCTGATCTTCTACGGCTTCGCCTGGCTGCTGGTCCCGTCGGAGGACGAAGAGGAGAACGAGTTCCGCCGGCTGCTGTCGGGCCGGGTCGACGGCGCGTCGCTGACCGCCGTGCTCCTCGCCCTGATCGGCTGCGGGATCTTCCTCTCCATGCTGGGCAACGACAGCGCGCTCTCCTTCGCCGCCCTGCTGTCGCTGGCGGTCACCGGAGCGGCCGTGTGGTCCCAGCGCCGCCGGCTCGCCACGATCGAAGGCGTGCCGATGGACACCGCGACGGCGCACACGGTCGCGGAGGCGCCGCCGGAGACCAAGGCCCCGCCGGTGCCGGAGAGTCCTTCGTGGTGGCGCGACCCGATCGTCAAGGACGGCACGACCGGCCCGGTGCCGACCGGCTATCTGTGGGGCCCCGACTCGGCGGTGGGGGAGGCCTCGGCGCCGCACGGCGAGGGCGGACGGTGGCGGGTGCCGCCGCAGAACCGGGGCCCGCGGGGAATCGGCGGCGCGGTGTTCCTCCTGGCACTCGTCGCCGGCGGGCTGGGGACGGGACTGAGCTGGGAGGGGCAACCCCTGGGCACCGCGCTGCAGATCGGGCTGGTGGCAGCACTGTCGGTGTTCGGGCTCGGCCTGCTGGTCAGCGCCCTGCTGGGCCGTACGGGCTTCGGCACGATCCTGTTGACGCTGGTGACGGCCGGGCTGCTCGCCGGTGCCTCGGCGCTGCCGAAGGACATCGGAACGAGTTGGGGCGAGCAGCACTGGCGACCGGCGTCGGTCACCGCCGTCGAGCCGCTCTACGAACTGGGCACCGGGGTCGGCACCCTCGACCTTTCCACGCTCTCCGTCCCCGCCGGCGAGTTGGTGTCGACACGGGCCGAGATCGGGGCGGGGCAGCTCAAGGTCGTGCTGCCGAAGGACGCGACGGTGAAGCTGGACGCCGAGGTGGGCGTCGGCGACGTCCGGTTCCCCGGGGACACCCCGAACGACATCGACGTCGGCCCGAGCCAGGACCGCCGGCGCACGTTGCCGCCGCCCGCCGGGGCGGAGCCGGCGGGCACCCTGGAACTGAACCTGGAAGTGGGCATCGGACAGGTGGAGGTGACCCGTGCAGCGTCATGA
- a CDS encoding DoxX family membrane protein, with amino-acid sequence MTHTHRATADHGALDDGPRGFRERAGRYALLPLRVFLGVTFIYAGIDKLTDSAFMSATGAGSIGEMMNAVRDSSAVPALVDLALKNPEGFGYAIALGELAVGIGTLIGLFARLAALGGALISLSLWLTVSWQTDPYYYGNDLAYLMAWLPLVLAGASLFSLDALIAARRRTP; translated from the coding sequence ATGACACACACTCATCGGGCGACGGCGGACCATGGGGCGCTCGACGACGGGCCGCGCGGATTCAGGGAGCGGGCCGGCCGGTACGCCCTGCTGCCGTTGCGTGTCTTCCTCGGCGTGACGTTCATCTACGCGGGCATCGACAAACTCACCGACAGCGCGTTCATGTCGGCGACCGGCGCCGGCTCGATCGGCGAGATGATGAACGCCGTCCGCGACTCGTCCGCCGTGCCGGCGCTCGTCGATCTGGCGCTGAAGAACCCGGAGGGCTTCGGCTACGCCATCGCCCTCGGTGAACTCGCCGTCGGTATCGGCACCCTGATCGGGCTGTTTGCCCGCCTCGCCGCCCTCGGCGGGGCGCTGATCTCGCTGAGCCTGTGGCTGACGGTCAGCTGGCAGACGGACCCGTACTACTACGGCAACGACCTCGCCTACCTGATGGCCTGGCTTCCGCTGGTGCTTGCGGGCGCCTCCCTGTTCTCCCTCGACGCGCTGATCGCCGCCCGGCGCCGCACCCCGTAG
- a CDS encoding chorismate mutase: MSVTETEKTGARTETAATVITGARERIDALDDRIIGLIQERMAVSAVIQDARIASGGRRVNLAREMEVLGHYRDALGKPGTSIAMTMLELCRGRI; encoded by the coding sequence ATGTCCGTCACCGAGACCGAGAAGACCGGCGCCCGCACCGAGACGGCCGCCACGGTGATCACCGGTGCGCGGGAGCGCATCGACGCGCTCGACGACCGGATCATCGGCCTGATCCAGGAACGGATGGCCGTCTCCGCCGTCATCCAGGACGCCCGGATCGCCTCCGGCGGCCGCCGGGTGAACCTGGCGCGCGAGATGGAGGTGCTGGGGCACTACAGGGACGCGCTGGGCAAGCCGGGCACGTCGATCGCGATGACGATGCTGGAGCTGTGCCGGGGCCGGATCTGA